Proteins from a genomic interval of Quercus lobata isolate SW786 chromosome 11, ValleyOak3.0 Primary Assembly, whole genome shotgun sequence:
- the LOC115966607 gene encoding secreted RxLR effector protein 161-like, translating to MSSSTKLNVDSFGVEVSPTLYRSIIGSLLYLTASRPDIAFSVGVCSRYQAAPKESHLTAVKRIIRYINGTSDYGLWYSKDSNACLIGYSDADWAGSVDNRKSTSGDCFYLGNNLVSWMSKKQHSVSLSTAEAEYIATRSCCTQLLWMKKLLPDYGIPQETMCVFCDNTSAVNLSKNPV from the coding sequence ATGAGCTCGtctactaaactgaatgttgattctttCGGAGTGGAAGTGAGTCCTACCTTGTATAGGAGTATCATTGggagtttactctatcttacagctagtagaccggacattgcatTCAGCGTTGGTGTTTGTTCTAGATATCAAGCTGCTCCAAAGGAATCACACTTGACTGCAGTTAAGCGAATTATTCGATATATCAATGGAACTTCagactatggtctgtggtattcaaaagactcaaatgcttgccTTATCGgatattcagatgctgactgggctggtaGTGTGGACAATCGGAAGAGTACTTCAGGAGACTgcttctaccttggtaacaatcttgtttcgtggatgagcaagaaacaacATTCTGTGTCTCTCTCTACTGCTGAAGCAGAGTACATAGCCACAAGAAGTTGCTGCAcccagcttctttggatgaagaaattactccCTGACTACGGAATTCCTCAAGAGACGATGTGTGTCTTTTGCGACAACACCAGTGCTGTCAATCTTTCTAAGAACCCTGTctag